One genomic region from Clostridium saccharobutylicum DSM 13864 encodes:
- a CDS encoding rod shape-determining protein: MGLFGSGKDMGIDLGTANTLVFVKGKGIVLREPSVVAMNNMTKKTLAVGSEAKLMIGRTPGNIVAIRPLKDGVIADFDTAQTMMKNLIEKVSTKNAFKSPRIIVCYPSGVTEVEKRAIEEATKLSGARDVILMEEPMAAAIGAGLPVSEPTGSMIVDIGGGTTEVAIISLGGIVTSKSLRIAGDELDQSIISYIKKEFNLMVGERTAEQVKMEIGSAYKLEGEEEMIMEIKGRDMITGLPKIVEISEAQVREALKEPVYAIIESIKTTLEKTPPELAADIMEKGIMLAGGGAYLRGLDVLINKETNMPVHIAEAPLDCVVLGAGKALEDFDKISRDQRG; the protein is encoded by the coding sequence ATGGGATTATTTGGATCAGGAAAAGATATGGGGATAGATTTAGGAACTGCAAATACTTTAGTATTTGTTAAGGGGAAAGGAATAGTTTTAAGAGAACCATCTGTTGTAGCTATGAACAACATGACAAAGAAAACATTAGCAGTTGGATCAGAAGCTAAACTTATGATAGGTAGAACTCCAGGAAATATAGTTGCTATAAGACCATTAAAAGATGGAGTAATAGCAGATTTTGATACTGCACAAACAATGATGAAAAACTTAATTGAAAAAGTATCAACTAAAAATGCATTTAAAAGTCCAAGAATAATAGTTTGTTATCCATCAGGTGTTACTGAAGTTGAAAAGAGAGCTATTGAAGAAGCAACTAAACTTTCAGGAGCTAGAGATGTTATATTAATGGAAGAACCAATGGCAGCAGCAATTGGAGCAGGACTTCCAGTAAGTGAACCAACAGGAAGTATGATAGTAGATATCGGTGGTGGTACTACAGAAGTTGCTATTATTTCTTTAGGTGGTATTGTAACTAGCAAATCATTAAGAATTGCTGGAGATGAATTGGATCAATCAATAATATCTTACATTAAAAAAGAATTTAACTTAATGGTAGGGGAAAGAACTGCTGAACAAGTTAAAATGGAAATTGGATCAGCTTATAAACTAGAAGGCGAAGAAGAAATGATCATGGAAATCAAAGGAAGAGATATGATTACGGGACTTCCAAAGATTGTTGAGATTTCTGAAGCACAAGTAAGAGAAGCATTAAAAGAACCTGTTTATGCAATTATTGAATCAATAAAAACTACTCTAGAAAAAACACCACCAGAACTTGCAGCAGATATCATGGAAAAAGGAATAATGCTTGCTGGTGGAGGAGCTTATTTAAGAGGATTAGACGTGCTTATTAACAAAGAAACTAATATGCCTGTACATATTGCAGAGGCACCTCTTGATTGTGTAGTACTTGGAGCAGGAAAGGCACTTGAAGATTTTGATAAGATTAGTAGAGATCAAAGAGGCTAA
- the mreC gene encoding rod shape-determining protein MreC, which yields MKLIKNKLAVTIIVLSVTFLGLISYTVKSENKSIVESGAGSALNPVQGIIYKATNHVKETLDFFLNFSEVKAQNKQLVQENEELKSQLLTYSNLKDENDRFRQIFDFKESRSQYNYIACDIIEYSGGNFIDGYVVNKGKSDSIQKGMVVISAQGLVGQVISAGDNWSIILPIINENIAVGVMDESTKDVTGYLSGFKDNQNKNLTKVYDLPIDSEVKEGDVITTSGVGMLYPKEIKIGEVVSVEEDKVKVMKSAVVKPYVDFNKLQELFIVSPKDTREVKYK from the coding sequence ATGAAGCTTATTAAAAATAAACTGGCAGTAACTATTATAGTGCTGTCAGTTACCTTTTTAGGATTAATATCTTATACTGTTAAAAGTGAAAATAAGAGTATTGTTGAAAGTGGTGCCGGTAGTGCTCTAAATCCAGTACAAGGTATTATATATAAAGCAACTAATCATGTTAAAGAAACTTTAGATTTCTTTTTGAATTTTTCAGAAGTAAAAGCACAAAATAAACAATTGGTTCAAGAGAATGAAGAGCTTAAAAGTCAATTACTTACTTACTCCAATTTGAAAGATGAAAATGATAGATTTAGACAAATATTCGATTTCAAAGAGTCAAGAAGTCAATATAATTATATAGCTTGTGACATTATAGAATATAGTGGTGGAAATTTTATAGATGGATATGTAGTTAATAAAGGAAAAAGTGATAGTATTCAAAAAGGTATGGTTGTTATATCTGCACAAGGCTTAGTTGGACAGGTAATTAGTGCAGGAGATAACTGGAGCATAATCCTACCAATAATTAACGAGAATATAGCAGTAGGTGTTATGGATGAAAGCACTAAGGATGTTACAGGATATTTAAGTGGATTTAAAGATAATCAAAATAAAAATTTGACAAAGGTGTATGATCTTCCAATAGATTCAGAAGTTAAAGAAGGCGATGTAATAACAACATCTGGAGTAGGAATGCTTTATCCAAAGGAAATAAAAATTGGAGAAGTAGTTTCTGTTGAAGAAGATAAAGTAAAAGTAATGAAAAGTGCGGTTGTAAAACCATATGTTGATTTTAATAAATTACAGGAATTATTTATCGTCTCTCCTAAAGATACGAGAGAAGTTAAATACAAATAG
- the mreD gene encoding rod shape-determining protein MreD, which translates to MERLIIVLISILLLILDNSLVPFFAIKGAYPSLLFTFVIAYSLVNKKENAVFIGVVSGILQDIFFYQGFGINALLNLILCFSASLIGEGIVRNKRLIPVISMFFITMLKYLGIFIILYIYNIKIHFTNSICMGLYNSVIMFFIYKYIMNIYDDEYTKQRWRFR; encoded by the coding sequence ATGGAAAGATTAATTATTGTTTTAATTTCTATACTTTTACTTATATTAGATAATTCTTTAGTACCTTTTTTTGCAATAAAAGGTGCATATCCGAGTTTATTATTTACATTTGTAATAGCTTATTCTCTAGTGAATAAAAAAGAAAATGCAGTATTTATTGGAGTAGTTTCTGGAATACTTCAAGATATATTCTTTTATCAGGGATTTGGAATAAATGCTTTGTTAAATCTAATTTTATGTTTTTCAGCAAGTTTAATAGGAGAAGGAATAGTTAGGAACAAAAGACTTATTCCTGTTATTTCAATGTTTTTTATTACAATGTTAAAATATCTTGGGATATTTATAATATTGTATATTTATAATATTAAAATACATTTTACTAACAGTATTTGTATGGGATTATATAATTCAGTAATAATGTTTTTTATATATAAATATATAATGAATATTTATGATGATGAATACACAAAGCAAAGATGGAGGTTTAGATGA
- a CDS encoding penicillin-binding transpeptidase domain-containing protein: MIVSKPTKKKKISRYTVLSIIMLTIFAAITLRLLYLQVFNYNNYKEKADTTSTRFLSEVAPRGKIYDTNGTVLATNKQTYAITYTKPDNEDEQFYTTINELFKILDENGENIQDALPLKIDDNNKVYFQYSSSDKQSQNAEELRIKKDRGLNDTLKNQDKSLKDVEELSDAQSAQLDAQLLKITPEETFYELVKSYNLIGLVDPNYNSKENKAKYSKMTGEELTNQILQQGYSLKDIRKYMLVKDAIKMQSFKGYKSVTIAQNIKKDTAFILYQKKYDLPGIDVKLTPIRYYPFDNLASSVLGYVSSINDTQKEKYELKGYDVSSDLIGTSGIESAFEDQLKGVKGGKTVKVNSKGGVTETLFQLESYPGNDVHLTLDSNVQYAAEQGLKDAMEKMRNGTNGDMAKNATRGALVAVDVKTGKVLSLVSYPDFNPNLFTVSGQLTSDEYKSFFNPDLEAFGKQFIQKMGLNTTVDDLFPLSSDGTRIDKYDLYPKATYNYATMSRIPPGSTFKPITSVAGIESGAIQPDTVINDTGDFSIHPETFGKNFHPSGLDAPQGPITLQTALEKSINFYFYETAYLMYKQNGSNIGALDSIAKYAWQFGLGVDPNDPNSKSKASTGIEIAENFGQTYNFTSWKKQRIAMSKYNLVDALEKGEYNGVTFIPFDFSVSDDDNDEVKNSKKAIKDKVENALNKVGVDDGSAITHDQFAKDVKKDIKNIMDHSDKYKSNVAKYEQDSGKKVNLDAQVNTIAEEIAQFTINDEPGQIKTPAEIVNASIGQGMNNFTPLQLVSYISTLANGGTRYKLHLVDEITDGDGNVVQKFNPEVLNTVQMSQSTQKVIREGMKAVNNEAEGTAKTAFEGFPIETAGKTGTADVNQEDKGRKPYAVYASYAPADDPQIAVVAVVFDGGHGASVASAVRAVYDAYFEKKLEQEQPGYVASSAYFKKYVLNNPNRKKEDGSSAASTDANTSTTTNNSKNTDLSAANTNSKTTTANKKNSKTKPMD; this comes from the coding sequence ATGATAGTAAGTAAGCCAACAAAGAAAAAAAAGATTTCAAGATATACTGTTTTGTCTATTATCATGTTAACTATATTTGCAGCTATTACTTTAAGATTATTATATCTTCAGGTATTTAATTATAATAATTATAAAGAGAAAGCGGATACAACATCAACGAGATTTTTGTCAGAAGTAGCTCCAAGAGGAAAAATATATGACACAAATGGAACTGTATTGGCTACAAATAAACAGACATATGCTATTACATATACAAAACCCGATAATGAAGATGAACAGTTCTACACAACTATTAATGAACTTTTTAAAATTTTAGATGAAAATGGAGAAAACATACAAGATGCATTACCACTAAAGATAGATGATAATAATAAAGTATATTTTCAATATTCAAGTAGTGATAAACAATCTCAAAATGCTGAAGAGTTAAGAATAAAAAAAGATAGAGGGTTAAATGACACCTTAAAAAATCAAGATAAATCACTTAAAGATGTAGAAGAATTAAGTGATGCACAAAGTGCACAATTAGATGCACAACTTTTAAAAATAACACCAGAAGAAACATTTTATGAATTAGTAAAAAGTTATAATTTAATAGGACTTGTTGATCCAAATTATAATAGTAAAGAAAATAAAGCTAAGTATTCTAAAATGACAGGTGAAGAATTAACTAATCAGATTCTGCAACAAGGATATTCTCTAAAAGATATTAGAAAATATATGCTAGTAAAAGATGCAATAAAAATGCAAAGTTTTAAAGGATATAAATCAGTAACTATTGCACAAAACATTAAAAAGGATACAGCATTTATACTTTATCAGAAAAAATATGATTTACCAGGTATAGATGTTAAGTTAACTCCAATAAGATATTATCCTTTTGATAATTTAGCATCTTCAGTACTAGGATATGTATCTTCAATTAATGATACTCAAAAAGAAAAATATGAGCTTAAAGGTTATGATGTTTCATCTGACTTAATAGGTACATCTGGTATAGAGTCGGCTTTTGAAGACCAATTAAAAGGAGTCAAAGGTGGGAAAACTGTTAAGGTAAATTCTAAAGGTGGAGTTACTGAAACATTATTCCAACTTGAATCTTACCCAGGAAATGATGTACATCTTACACTAGACAGTAATGTTCAATATGCAGCGGAACAAGGTTTGAAGGATGCTATGGAAAAAATGAGAAATGGAACTAATGGAGATATGGCTAAAAATGCGACAAGAGGTGCATTAGTAGCAGTTGATGTTAAAACAGGAAAAGTTTTATCCTTAGTAAGTTATCCGGATTTTAATCCAAACTTATTTACAGTAAGTGGGCAGTTAACATCTGATGAATACAAAAGCTTTTTTAATCCAGATTTAGAGGCTTTTGGAAAACAATTTATACAAAAAATGGGTTTGAATACTACTGTTGATGATTTGTTCCCACTTTCATCAGATGGTACTAGAATAGATAAATATGACTTATATCCAAAAGCAACTTATAATTATGCTACTATGTCAAGAATACCACCAGGATCTACTTTTAAACCAATTACGTCTGTTGCAGGGATAGAAAGTGGAGCAATACAGCCGGATACAGTTATAAATGATACAGGTGATTTTAGTATACATCCGGAGACGTTTGGTAAGAACTTTCATCCAAGCGGATTAGATGCACCACAAGGGCCAATTACATTACAAACAGCACTAGAAAAATCAATAAACTTTTATTTCTATGAAACTGCATATCTAATGTATAAGCAAAACGGAAGTAATATTGGAGCTTTAGATTCTATTGCTAAATATGCATGGCAATTTGGATTAGGAGTTGATCCTAATGATCCTAACAGTAAATCTAAAGCATCTACTGGAATAGAAATAGCAGAAAATTTTGGTCAAACTTATAATTTTACATCATGGAAAAAACAACGTATAGCTATGTCTAAATATAATTTAGTAGATGCATTAGAAAAAGGGGAGTATAATGGAGTAACATTTATTCCATTTGATTTTAGCGTTTCAGATGATGATAATGATGAAGTTAAGAATTCCAAGAAAGCTATAAAAGATAAGGTTGAAAATGCATTGAACAAAGTTGGTGTTGATGATGGTTCTGCTATCACTCATGATCAATTTGCAAAGGATGTTAAAAAAGATATTAAAAACATAATGGATCATTCAGATAAATATAAATCTAATGTAGCAAAATATGAGCAAGATTCAGGCAAAAAAGTAAATTTAGATGCTCAAGTGAATACTATAGCAGAAGAAATAGCTCAATTTACTATTAATGATGAACCAGGACAAATAAAGACACCAGCCGAAATTGTTAATGCATCAATAGGTCAGGGGATGAATAACTTTACGCCATTACAATTAGTATCATATATTTCAACTCTTGCAAATGGAGGAACAAGATATAAACTTCATTTAGTAGATGAAATAACAGATGGTGATGGTAATGTAGTACAAAAATTCAATCCAGAAGTTTTAAATACAGTACAAATGTCACAAAGCACTCAAAAAGTAATCAGAGAAGGTATGAAAGCCGTTAATAATGAAGCGGAAGGTACTGCAAAAACTGCTTTTGAGGGTTTCCCAATTGAAACAGCAGGTAAAACAGGTACTGCGGATGTTAATCAAGAGGATAAAGGAAGAAAACCTTATGCAGTGTATGCAAGTTACGCTCCAGCTGATGATCCACAAATAGCAGTAGTTGCAGTAGTATTTGATGGAGGTCATGGTGCTTCAGTTGCATCAGCAGTTAGAGCTGTATATGATGCATATTTTGAAAAGAAATTAGAGCAGGAACAGCCAGGTTATGTTGCTTCATCAGCATATTTTAAAAAATATGTTTTAAACAATCCAAATCGTAAAAAAGAGGATGGATCAAGTGCTGCCAGCACTGATGCTAACACTAGCACTACTACTAATAATAGTAAGAACACTGATTTAAGTGCTGCTAATACAAATAGCAAGACTACTACTGCAAATAAAAAAAATAGTAAAACAAAGCCAATGGATTAA
- the sfsA gene encoding DNA/RNA nuclease SfsA has protein sequence MKYDNIVKGKFISRPNRFIANVEVNEKVEICHVKNTGRCKELLTSDATVFVQEHNNPKRKTKFSLIGVIKGNRMINMDSQVPNKVVQEWILKGNLFKDLVLIKPEQKYNNSRFDFYVETKDRKAFIEVKGVTLENEGIVMFPDAPTERGLKHVKELCQCIKDGYDAYVIFVIQMKEVLYFKPNIETHKEFGDALKDAKKAGVNILAVDCDVTQDTINIKDYVEVKL, from the coding sequence ATGAAATACGATAATATTGTAAAAGGAAAATTTATAAGCAGACCAAATAGATTTATTGCTAATGTGGAAGTTAATGAAAAAGTAGAAATTTGTCATGTTAAAAATACAGGAAGGTGTAAAGAATTATTAACTTCAGATGCAACTGTATTTGTGCAAGAACATAATAATCCTAAGCGTAAAACGAAATTTTCACTTATAGGAGTTATAAAAGGAAATAGAATGATTAATATGGATTCTCAGGTTCCTAATAAGGTTGTTCAAGAATGGATTTTAAAGGGAAACTTATTTAAAGATCTTGTATTGATTAAACCTGAACAAAAATATAATAATTCAAGATTTGATTTTTATGTTGAAACAAAAGATAGAAAAGCTTTTATAGAAGTAAAAGGAGTTACTCTAGAAAATGAAGGCATAGTAATGTTTCCAGATGCACCTACTGAAAGAGGTTTGAAACATGTTAAAGAGCTGTGTCAATGTATAAAAGATGGATATGATGCCTATGTAATTTTTGTTATACAAATGAAAGAAGTTTTATATTTTAAACCTAATATAGAAACACATAAAGAATTTGGAGATGCGTTAAAAGATGCTAAAAAAGCTGGGGTAAATATCTTAGCTGTTGATTGTGATGTAACACAAGATACAATTAATATAAAAGACTATGTTGAAGTTAAATTATAG
- the minC gene encoding septum site-determining protein MinC: MYNNDGILIKGNKDGINTTIDMNKFTCFEDMLAALVKKLLKGKHFYKGTTLILRINLQSINKKNVQDLKQTLLNEIELKDIVLEELEKEAHKMGEKDNKIFSGVYEGKTKFIRKTVRGGQCVNYQGNIVIIGDVNSGAEIYATGNVIVLGRIRGKVSAGTNGNSKAVIAAFLLQPEILKIASIIAMSPDDIEKPRYPELAKIKDGTIIVEPYLPNKYIY, translated from the coding sequence ATGTATAATAACGATGGTATTTTAATAAAAGGAAACAAAGATGGAATAAATACAACAATTGATATGAATAAATTTACTTGCTTTGAAGATATGCTGGCAGCTTTAGTTAAGAAACTCTTAAAAGGAAAACATTTTTATAAGGGAACAACGTTAATTTTAAGAATAAATTTACAATCAATTAATAAAAAGAATGTTCAAGATTTGAAGCAGACTTTATTAAATGAGATAGAATTAAAAGATATTGTTTTAGAAGAGTTAGAGAAAGAAGCACACAAAATGGGTGAAAAAGATAATAAAATATTTTCAGGCGTATACGAAGGAAAAACAAAATTTATACGAAAAACAGTTAGAGGTGGACAATGCGTTAATTACCAAGGAAATATAGTTATTATTGGTGATGTTAATAGTGGAGCGGAAATCTATGCTACAGGAAATGTAATTGTTTTAGGCCGTATAAGGGGAAAAGTAAGTGCAGGAACAAATGGAAATTCAAAAGCAGTAATTGCTGCATTTTTGTTGCAACCAGAGATTTTAAAGATTGCAAGTATTATAGCCATGTCTCCAGATGATATTGAGAAACCAAGATATCCAGAACTAGCAAAGATTAAGGATGGTACAATTATAGTTGAACCATATCTACCAAACAAATACATATATTAG
- the minD gene encoding septum site-determining protein MinD codes for MGVSIVITSGKGGVGKTTTTANIGTALASLGKRVVVIDGDTGLRNLDVLLGLENRIVYTIIDVIEGRCRLKQGLIKDKRFQNLCLLPTAQTRDKDDISPQEMLKIVNELKEEFDYVLIDSPAGIEQGFENAVIGADRAVVVVNPEITSVRDADRVIGKLDAKGLEDHGVVINRLNYEMTKNGDMLDVSDIIETLSIKLLGVVPDDKNITVSTNKGEPIVLDDSAISGQAFKNIAKRIMGEEVPFMDLHTEQEGFFSSLKKLFKRK; via the coding sequence ATGGGAGTATCTATTGTAATAACTTCAGGAAAGGGTGGTGTTGGGAAAACCACAACTACAGCTAACATAGGAACTGCTTTAGCTTCATTAGGAAAAAGAGTAGTTGTTATAGACGGTGATACAGGACTTAGAAATTTGGATGTTTTATTAGGGTTGGAAAATAGAATTGTATATACAATAATTGATGTTATAGAAGGAAGATGTAGGTTAAAGCAAGGTCTTATAAAAGATAAGAGATTTCAAAATTTATGCCTTTTACCTACAGCACAAACAAGGGATAAGGACGATATAAGTCCGCAAGAAATGCTTAAAATAGTAAATGAACTTAAAGAAGAGTTTGATTATGTATTAATAGATTCACCTGCAGGAATCGAACAAGGGTTTGAAAACGCAGTTATAGGTGCAGATAGAGCAGTAGTAGTTGTAAATCCTGAAATTACATCAGTTAGAGATGCAGATAGAGTTATTGGTAAACTTGATGCAAAAGGACTAGAAGACCATGGAGTAGTTATTAATAGATTAAATTATGAAATGACTAAAAATGGTGATATGCTCGACGTAAGTGATATTATAGAAACTCTTTCAATAAAGTTATTAGGGGTTGTGCCTGATGATAAAAATATAACTGTCTCAACTAATAAGGGAGAACCTATTGTTTTAGATGATAGTGCAATTTCTGGCCAAGCATTTAAAAATATTGCAAAGAGAATCATGGGAGAAGAAGTACCATTTATGGATTTACATACGGAACAAGAAGGATTCTTTAGCTCTTTAAAGAAACTATTTAAGCGTAAGTAA